From Euwallacea similis isolate ESF13 chromosome 6, ESF131.1, whole genome shotgun sequence:
TTTAAAACTAGGCATAACCATGTAAATctcagaaaattaatatttggtaAATAAATTCTTTACTTGACGTTTACATTACAGAAAACTGTTTACAAAGATCTGGATTCTAGATTATCGACCGCGATTACACCGCCATCTGGAAACAATATTGCCAATCAGCGTCGCAGAcgctattatttaaaatttaatttttttgaattaacagtgcaaaaattaaaactcgttataattaaataaagacaAACAGGTACGTGATTAAAATATCTAACATTGAATGCAAGATAGTCACATGCTACATCTAATTATAATAGTGATCTAAAGTTCTACTTTGGCTTATTACATTGTACTAACATACGTACAaacattttgattgttttaCCTAAAGcgacaaaaagttatttattggTACTAAGTACTCATTCTATGAGGTCTCTTGGTATATACATCGctaaacattaataaaattttataacatcACAAACAATATGTTACAACTGATCAGTATCtcttccaaatttaatacctGTACTCACATTTTGAAACACCCCTTGAAGATAacacaaataattaataacaccTAAATCTCAAGTAAACTTCAATGTGTCAAAACTTTATTGATACCCTCAGAAGGTCTCACTACAGTTATCGTTCTCCCTTCCACACCCTCCACAACATCACTTTCTGAATCACTGGAATAATCTGAGCTTGAAGAGTCATCTGAGCTGCATTCAGAAGAGGATGATTCATGATCATCGCTATCAGACTCATCGTCAGTAATCTTCATTGCTGCAAATTTGGCCCCTGGAATGAAAGCTTCTTCAATTTGATCCAAATTTAGTCCCACATCTTGTTTTGTGATTTTCAGATCTGTGTATTGTTGAACCAGATCTCTCCAGGTCACTCTATTCCATTTCATGGCATAAACAATGTAGTCCTTAATGAAaagattgtttaaaatatatttgtcaCTGCACAAAAATATGTTGTAGATTTCAATTAGTACCCGTATGATATGCTTTTCTTCAAGAGAAATTAGGGCCTTAACATCATCAAACACGACCTGTGTTAAATCAAAATGCCTGTAAAGTGGGTAAATTAAACTTCTTCTAAATGCTGAGATAACTGTGTCCCTAGGATTGTCGAAACCTTCAAACCAGCACAAAGTGGCTGCAATCTTACTGATGGTCCAACTGGATTCAATATTGGCTTCAAACTCAGTGATGCGCTGATCATAACaataagcaaataaaatgTCAACAAGTCCATTGTAGCAATAGAGCATCTGTTTTTGATCTAGTTTATATTGCACATTAGGAAGATCTTTCAGGAAATCAAGTTCTTTGCcagaaaaagagaaatttgaaattgaattgcTTTCTTTGTATGGGCATTTTTGTGCTATAATTTCACATACAGCTTCATTTTCCACAAAGTCAGCTAAGTAGTGGTCCATGTTAAATTTTCCTTGTTCATATTGTATTCTTAGTTTGCGCCTTTCTTTCAAAGGCACTTCACATGggttaatttcaaatatttcatcaaattcCGAACACACTTGTGCAAAGTTTTTGTTGCCCCTCATAGCAAACCCATATGCATATTCTAGGCTTTTCTCATCAGAATCTACTGTTATTCCATCAGTTTGAGTTTCAGATAAAACCTCAATGGGAATGATCCCTTCTGGACAGTTTGCTTCAACTTTAGTCGTAAGGAGTGTAGTAATAAGATCcaaatctttgaaattttccccAGATATGACTTTGGTGAACGTAAATGAAAACTCGCCAGAATCGGTATCAAATGAGCTTTTTGAATTCTCGTCCTCAACGATCTTTCCTGGCAAAGTCAATCTTAGGTAGTAAGGCTTACATACAAAGAGGAAAACATTGTCTTCTACATATATTTCCAATTCGCTCAAATTGCAGTATGGGGCTCGTACATTTATTGTCACAGAACCTTCTTCTTGAGATAGTTTAAATCGTGGAGTTATCATGTTTTGTTTTGGGCTTTTAAAACACGAAATTCGTTGATAATTTTATGATGTTTACATTGAGAGGGTTCGCAATGTGATTTGAGTGACATGTGATGTGATGGATGATTGTAGTGATATGTCATAAGGGATTAATTTTTGACTGACGGAAGGACAACACTTGACCCAGTTGGGACTTCAAATTATAGAACAACTCTTTTTACactaaatatttgataattgcCATAATAATGAGAGAAGtaaattaactcactgttattattacaaaagaatatttatttttgtgtgcAACTTATAAACAGCTTTTgtatgcaaaaaatatttagaacaaatcAGAACAAATTAGGACcttataacaataattatacaTGTACAAATGGACAAATTCGAACAGTTTTGCAGACAACTTAAGTCATAGAATAAAGCACGatttatttgaagtttgaacTAACAACGTACgaagaacaattattttaaacacaCTAAGATGAACTACTGCGGGCGCCAGCCATACATTAAATAATCATCAGTTTGTGTTGCTTTATCACACTGAATCTTTAACTTTGCCCCCTTATAAAGAGTACTAACTGACTTAAATATCTCAACCGAAGCTACTGGTTTGGAAGGTGCAATTGCTCTGGCTGGAACCTCTAAAGCATATTCGCTTCTAATAGGTTTGCGAGCTTTGATATCAGTAAATTTAAACCGTTTCAATCGAGAAACCTCTAAATTGTCTTCGGAGTCAGATCCAGAAAGATGTCTTTTAAAAGAAGTTGAGCTCTTAGCTGTAGACATCATTTCTGCATTACTTTTGCTTGAGAAACTATCAAAAACACTTTTAACAATACGAGTCATAGAGGTCCACAAGTTGGACTCGGTCATCGAACTTAccgaggaacattttattgaACTGTCAGAGAAATCGTCATTTCTGCCTTTGAATTCTAGTAGTCCGATTTCTGTGCTAGGACTTATGTTATCATCTTCGTTATTCTCGGATAGCGGTAGAAGTCCTCTGTGACATGATCTTACTGCCTCATTATTCAAAGACGTGCAAGCTTCggttaaagaaaacatttttccttGTGGAGTTTTGTAAGGAGTTTGTTGATTAATAATCCTGGTTGTTACTTCTTCAACAATCTTAGTTTGCCTTAACTTAACAGATCCCATAGACATTATTGGGGTGGAGGAAAAGTGAGCAGGCACATGGAATTTCATCTTGATgtcagttttctttaaaatcggAGTAGGCATGACTACAACACTAGCTCTTCGATTTTCAGATAGCTCGTTTTTCATTGgagtatttaattttctttcacttAGTTCCAAGTTTTCGGGATTCGCCGCACTTAACCATACGGTTTTACATTCTGTTGCATCACTAGTTGCTGGACTACTGGAACTCTCAGATTTTGCTATTTCAGTTTCAAGCAAAGGAGAAGGTTCCTCTAGAGGGCATTTTCCTGCTGGGTTagctgaaaatttcaaaaatggaataaaaatggGTAACTTATTCAAATGAATTTCCTTTACCCGGAGTGTCAAGGAGCATTACTAATGACGTTGAGACttccaatttttcttctgatttttctttatttaattccAGCTTTTTTGAAGCTTCTggagaaaacaaaatatattacaagtttttgtattgtttaaaAGTAATACCATCCAATGATGGGGGTGGGTTGATTTCTATCGGACTTTCCCCTTCTAGTAACTCAACAGTGGTGTCATATTTTTCTGACGTAGTCTCTTCGGCAGCTACAGAATTTTGATTAGGCAGTTTATGCAGGCTTCCATTATTACTTGTTTTAGGGGTATTAAGGCCACATACTAATAAAGCAAAGTTATACAGGTTCTCGCTCAATAGGCCAGACTTTATTCACAcaaaatttctgtaaaaatattacGATTTGGCTAATTTTGTGTTGTATGAAACGTGAtagtttttatgataaatttattataggCAAAAAgtagatgatttttttaaaattgaacagtGAATTCCACTTTCCAGAAGGAAATCGGTAGTGTTGCACTACAAAGATGTAAGGGAGTAAAAGGATATCTAACTCCATAGAAAGTATTCTTATATAGATTGTAATAGCCATTTAAACCGTCTAGCGGAGTCAAGCTAAATGAATATTGTCGGACcaaatttcgaattaaatatttcaaaaattgtgagatatcaaaattcgaaaaaacaattgaaaatttaacattctATCAAAAACTCTTAAGTGTAAAATACGTTTTGCTAAATCACAGTATTTTTGCAGAAAGAAAGTATGAATCAAGTTTGGTCCATTAGAGTGGATTTCTCTGTATAACTGACACAGAATATGGAATAAATATAGTATTTCATACCAGGTGTAGAATTTTCTTGttgttcattttctttttcacgatttttatttgataacCTTGATTCGCTGTTGAATTGAGTAATTTCAGATTTGGCGCTATAAAACTGGTTAGAGCATATGCTAGACCTATTAGCTCCTACAACTATACAcaagtatatatatatatatatatatataattcttACCAGGGGTAAATGGAGATTTGCAATTAGCTCTGTCTACATTTGTTACTTGCGTATCCTTGTTTggagagttttttttattttctggatctgcaatttatttaagttattaGTTTTATAGGATGAAATACATTTCCACAACTCACTAATAATACTTTTGTTGGTATTACTCTCAGATGGTTCTCCAAACGTTACTCTCCTCTTTGAAGAACTGTCTTGTTTCATTATAGAAttggcattttttataatacttttacATCTTATTTGAGATTTGGCACAATTGTTATCAACAGGCGTTAATGGCTCCTCATTACACTTTTCAAACATTATCACGTTTTCTTCAGCCTTTTGCATTGGGGTACTAGTGGCAAGACTTAAATGGTTAAAACCCTCTTTcagtaataaattttgcaaaatgggGCTGTTCTGATCGCTTGTTGCGACTAAAACTGGTGGAGGGGGTCTAAATAGAGGAGTTTTTGGGGAATCCTCTTTATGAATAAGGAAATGGGCCACGCTGCACCTTCCCTGAGGTATTTCCTCGAcgttgtaaaaaaattggtaacaATAAACGCAATGTAAAGGTAAATGGAACTCTTTTATGTGTTGTAAAAGAACTTTATCCCGATTATGATGAAACGTTCTTCCATATACGCAAATATCGCACCCAGAATAAATCACGTTGTGAACTTTGGATTCGTGTTTTTGTCGGCACTTTCCACAACAGAAAGATTTTATACATACACGGCAGTTgttctgaaatttaaatttgttattattggcagataacaaataaacaaactcGGTACTAACTTCTTCAAATCCTTGCATGATTTTTGATTATCCcgccatttaaatttcatcagtTTCATAAATGTTTCGCTTGCGCACTAGCCCCACTGTGCATGTGCAGGGTACATGTagcaattattgtttataaattctgtttttttctGCTCTTTCGTTGTATAATTGtgagtttttcaattaaaatttataacataatCACAAAAACTGGTCATTTAAATCCTAAATTTCAGCACGTAGTCACAAATAACATGTTTATTTATGTTCAACATTAAAAGGACTGGCACTTCAGTAACAGAAAGAACATTTTTGGGGTTTTTGTACACCTATgcaaaaatgaagtaaaaaaaaggtataaaaaGCATACTCTGTAGAAATAAAATGAGTGGAGCCGTTTATGGTGGAGGtaaatttcagtatttaatttattgcagtgttttgtttattcattaaaatttattaaatttgaatttttaaatgtagatAAGGGTGTAGTTAACAGATAGATCGTAGACATAGGAATAGAACCCAAACTTAAATTAATCCAAAGATGACACTTTGTATCATATATAGTCTCTgtagaaaagttttatttgttttatagtaAAATTATGTTTCATAACTGTACATAATAGACTTGCTCCCATCCTCCAGGAAGCTGTGTGGGACCAGCTAAGATTCCTTCTGATCAAACACATTGCTCATTTCAGGTTCAACTCTATAATGTGAGTTGCTCAGAAGGATTTTTACCCAGTTCTGAAATGATTTCTTGACTGGTTGGATCAAATCTATTGCTACCATTAAGTCCCACACAACTGAtagtcatttgtttttcattgtcaaatatttaaatttaaaaaatggacaACTCCAACAtgttgtcaaaattttttcttttttctaatttatatagcaaacaacaaaattttatttaaacaccataatattttagatgaagTTGGGGCTTTGGTTTTTGATATTGGCCATAACAGTGTCAGAGCAGGCTATGCTGGAGAAGACAGCCCAAAAATTGATGTTCCGACCACCGTAGGAGTATGGCTGGATTCAGAAGATGAAGTTTCAGTACCTGTTACCCATTACAATATTGGTCTATGTGCTATTCATGTATGGAGACctggtaataaaaaaattccctaaatttcaatattttacagatTAGAGGATAAACCTGACAAGTCcaggatttttattttaatgtttataccATAGAATCtattgaggaattttaaaaaatgcttctGCCTTTGATAAAACCATTCTAAAATCTAGCTGAacaatagttatttttatatattatgttTAGGGTATTCTAATTAATATAGCTCTACTAGGAAATTTATCaggtttttgaaaaagatATATAAATTCTAAAGTTCAAGAGTTTtagtgcaattttaatttaattataattttacataCAACCAGTATATGCGTTTCTTTctaaaaaagtggaaaataattttctcagaaatttctcaatttttttgtcacataATAAGTAATTAACATAACACATataacaatattattattattcagaaataaaaagttaattatttatattttataatttgatttttggaatttttttaatcatataattaaaatgtcttataatattttgagtgttccATTCAAAAATGGTAATCAAAACACAAATACACACCACTGAATTCTACAAAATCTTTTGCTGATCGtttgtctatttttttttacatacttTTCTGTTCCTGTCAGCGCGGAATTACAAAAGATAGTTTTTAACTCAAATGATTATTGAAATTCAGCACATttataaggaaaaattgaCACCTTATTCATACACAATacttattacattattttatgtaaacatAATTTCTGTTGATGCAGATAGTAGATGTTTCTTCTCAAATTAGGGGTTTTCAaccttaaaaatttagaacgggaaacaaaaaatgtgCTTGCCTCagattctattttaaaatttttccactttccatttaattctTCCCCTATAATCTTTTTTCTACCTTTCCCCTTCAGAAATGGAGTTAAGTACATTCCTTAAAGATGGCATGATAGAAAATTGGgatatgtttgaaaatttcctggattatatttattataacgCCCTGAAAGCTGTTCCCCGAGATCACCCTGTACTTCTTACTGAACCACCTTGGATAACCTCCCCAAAACGGGAAGAAATGGCTGAattaatgtttgaaaaatatgggGTACCCGCAGCTTATTTGGCTAAAAATGCCAGTTTAGCTGCATTTGCCAATGGGAGACCCACTTGCTTAGTTTTAGATAGCGGGGCTACTCACACTTCTGCAGTACCAGTTCATGACGGGTAATAAaggaattttcttttatttctttaagttTGCATCACTACAAGATTGTAGGTATGTTTTAACTCAAGCTGTGGTGAAATCGCCGGTGGGTGGTGACTACTTAAGCGAGCAGTGCAGAATATATTTGCAGGAAAGAGGTATTGAGTTAGTTCCTCCGAGTTTTGTAGCATCAAAAGAAGTAGGGAGGCCTGAAGAACCTCCTAATTGGCAAAGACGTGATGTTCCTTATAATTTAACTGACTCTTGGTTTGCCTATATGATAAAAGTAATGTTTCTTAT
This genomic window contains:
- the LOC136409604 gene encoding protein SHQ1 homolog, yielding MITPRFKLSQEEGSVTINVRAPYCNLSELEIYVEDNVFLFVCKPYYLRLTLPGKIVEDENSKSSFDTDSGEFSFTFTKVISGENFKDLDLITTLLTTKVEANCPEGIIPIEVLSETQTDGITVDSDEKSLEYAYGFAMRGNKNFAQVCSEFDEIFEINPCEVPLKERRKLRIQYEQGKFNMDHYLADFVENEAVCEIIAQKCPYKESNSISNFSFSGKELDFLKDLPNVQYKLDQKQMLYCYNGLVDILFAYCYDQRITEFEANIESSWTISKIAATLCWFEGFDNPRDTVISAFRRSLIYPLYRHFDLTQVVFDDVKALISLEEKHIIRVLIEIYNIFLCSDKYILNNLFIKDYIVYAMKWNRVTWRDLVQQYTDLKITKQDVGLNLDQIEEAFIPGAKFAAMKITDDESDSDDHESSSSECSSDDSSSSDYSSDSESDVVEGVEGRTITVVRPSEGINKVLTH
- the fs(1)Ya gene encoding uncharacterized protein fs(1)Ya isoform X1; its protein translation is MQGFEENNCRVCIKSFCCGKCRQKHESKVHNVIYSGCDICVYGRTFHHNRDKVLLQHIKEFHLPLHCVYCYQFFYNVEEIPQGRCSVAHFLIHKEDSPKTPLFRPPPPVLVATSDQNSPILQNLLLKEGFNHLSLATSTPMQKAEENVIMFEKCNEEPLTPVDNNCAKSQIRCKSIIKNANSIMKQDSSSKRRVTFGEPSESNTNKSIINPENKKNSPNKDTQVTNVDRANCKSPFTPVVGANRSSICSNQFYSAKSEITQFNSESRLSNKNREKENEQQENSTPVCGLNTPKTSNNGSLHKLPNQNSVAAEETTSEKYDTTVELLEGESPIEINPPPSLDEASKKLELNKEKSEEKLEVSTSLVMLLDTPANPAGKCPLEEPSPLLETEIAKSESSSSPATSDATECKTVWLSAANPENLELSERKLNTPMKNELSENRRASVVVMPTPILKKTDIKMKFHVPAHFSSTPIMSMGSVKLRQTKIVEEVTTRIINQQTPYKTPQGKMFSLTEACTSLNNEAVRSCHRGLLPLSENNEDDNISPSTEIGLLEFKGRNDDFSDSSIKCSSVSSMTESNLWTSMTRIVKSVFDSFSSKSNAEMMSTAKSSTSFKRHLSGSDSEDNLEVSRLKRFKFTDIKARKPIRSEYALEVPARAIAPSKPVASVEIFKSVSTLYKGAKLKIQCDKATQTDDYLMYGWRPQ
- the fs(1)Ya gene encoding uncharacterized protein fs(1)Ya isoform X2, translated to MQGFEENNCRVCIKSFCCGKCRQKHESKVHNVIYSGCDICVYGRTFHHNRDKVLLQHIKEFHLPLHCVYCYQFFYNVEEIPQGRCSVAHFLIHKEDSPKTPLFRPPPPVLVATSDQNSPILQNLLLKEGFNHLSLATSTPMQKAEENVIMFEKCNEEPLTPVDNNCAKSQIRCKSIIKNANSIMKQDSSSKRRVTFGEPSESNTNKSIINPENKKNSPNKDTQVTNVDRANCKSPFTPVVGANRSSICSNQFYSAKSEITQFNSESRLSNKNREKENEQQENSTPVCGLNTPKTSNNGSLHKLPNQNSVAAEETTSEKYDTTVELLEGESPIEINPPPSLDEASKKLELNKEKSEEKLEVSTSLVMLLDTPANPAGKCPLEEPSPLLETEIAKSESSSSPATSDATECKTVWLSAANPENLELSERKLNTPMKNELSENRRASVVVMPTPILKKTDIKMKFHVPAHFSSTPIMSMGSVKLRQTKIVEEVTTRIINQQTPYKTPQGKMFSLTEACTSLNNEAVRSCHRGLLPLSENNEDDNISPSTEIGLLEFKGRNDDFSDSSIKCSSFLKQK
- the LOC136409343 gene encoding actin-like protein 6B isoform X1; its protein translation is MSGAVYGGDEVGALVFDIGHNSVRAGYAGEDSPKIDVPTTVGVWLDSEDEVSVPVTHYNIGLCAIHVWRPEMELSTFLKDGMIENWDMFENFLDYIYYNALKAVPRDHPVLLTEPPWITSPKREEMAELMFEKYGVPAAYLAKNASLAAFANGRPTCLVLDSGATHTSAVPVHDGYVLTQAVVKSPVGGDYLSEQCRIYLQERGIELVPPSFVASKEVGRPEEPPNWQRRDVPYNLTDSWFAYMIKEVMQDFQASILQVCDSSYDEEIVKTMPTTHYEFPNGFHRDFAVERFKIPEPLFNPTNGAKAGIQPILGVGSLVTTSVGMCDIDIRPSMYGNVVVTGGNSSLQGFTERLNRDLASKTPPSMRLKVISAPGASERRFGAWTGGSILSSLGSFQQMWVSKQEYEEGGKAIVQTKCF
- the LOC136409343 gene encoding actin-like protein 6B isoform X2, translating into MELSTFLKDGMIENWDMFENFLDYIYYNALKAVPRDHPVLLTEPPWITSPKREEMAELMFEKYGVPAAYLAKNASLAAFANGRPTCLVLDSGATHTSAVPVHDGYVLTQAVVKSPVGGDYLSEQCRIYLQERGIELVPPSFVASKEVGRPEEPPNWQRRDVPYNLTDSWFAYMIKEVMQDFQASILQVCDSSYDEEIVKTMPTTHYEFPNGFHRDFAVERFKIPEPLFNPTNGAKAGIQPILGVGSLVTTSVGMCDIDIRPSMYGNVVVTGGNSSLQGFTERLNRDLASKTPPSMRLKVISAPGASERRFGAWTGGSILSSLGSFQQMWVSKQEYEEGGKAIVQTKCF